A genomic stretch from Oncorhynchus tshawytscha isolate Ot180627B linkage group LG07, Otsh_v2.0, whole genome shotgun sequence includes:
- the LOC112254366 gene encoding SRSF protein kinase 3 isoform X1, which produces MSNVPSSRYAAAISALSLSLPAVNPNPPLTPKSSLTHKSLTPKPLVDPTPKPPLTIKLSSYPPSPEIFGSDDEEQENPSDYCIGGYYPVEIGAIFIDRYQVVKKLGWGHFSTVWLGWDIEKRRFVALKVVKSGPTFTETGLDEIKLLKCVRDSDPSDPKRDTVVQLIDDFKVSGVNGEHVCMVLEVLGHQLLKWIIKSNYTGLPLPCVKSILRQVFQGLDYLHTKCKIIHTDIKPENILLRVDDVYVQELAADTNLQELPVSPAPTSCSENTSLREKQIVSNFLGKLTVAFQTLGVWVSRIPRARLSRKENKHQQPQQGEDTLVDRQKRAKPHVSFSNITTPCSTPSSTSPPKPSGPVRTTWIRNLLHEEAMGSDSKESVSSPIEDAPSLTTMSHCSRQSTVLHPSTQRDNQPSPPSHGFSETDMLVNLLKPQNADEISIKIADLGNACWEYKHFTEDIQTCQYRSVEVLIGAGYGTPADIWSTACMAFELATGEYLFEPHSGDNFSREEDHIAHIIELLGPLPSQFALSGRNSRRYFNHKGHLRRISRLKPWSLCEILLDKYEWPREQAVQFSAFLLTMLEPLPEKRATAAQCLKHPWISS; this is translated from the exons ATGTCCAATGTGCCTTCATCTAGATATGCTGCTGCAATATCAGCCCTTTCCCTCAGTTTACCTGCTGTTAACCCCAACCCACCGCTTACCCCCAAATCATCCCTTACCCACAAATCCCTGACCCCTAAACCACTAGTTGACCCTACCCCCAAACCACCCCTTACCATCAAACTATCATCATATCCCCCTTCACCTGAGATTTTTGGATCAGATGATGAGGAACAGGAGAATCCATCTGATTACTGTATAG GTGGCTACTACCCGGTGGAAATTGGAGCAATATTCATTGACCGTTACCAGGTGGTGAAGAAGTTGGGATGGGGCCACTTCTCCACTGTGTGGCTAGGCTGGGACATTGA GAAGAGGCGTTTTGTGGCTCTGAAGGTGGTAAAGAGTGGTCCAACCTTCACAGAGACTGGTTTGGATGAGATCAAGCTTCTGAAATGT GTAAGGGACAGTGACCCATCTGACCCTAAACGAGACACTGTTGTGCAACTTATCGATGACTTCAAGGTCTCCGGAGTCAATGGGGAGC ATGTATGCATGGTTCTTGAAGTGCTGGGTCACCAACTGCTGAAGTGGATCATCAAATCAAACTACACTGGCCTTCCCCTGCCCTGCGTTAAGAGCATCCTCAGACAG GTTTTCCAGGGCTTAGATTACTTGCACACTAAATGCAAGATTATCCACACAGACATCAAGCCAGAGAACATCCTTTTGAGAGTGGATGATGTTTACGTCCAGGAGTTGGCAGCCGACACCAACCTACAGGAGCTGCCAGTTTCTCCTGCTCCCACAAGCTGTTCAG AAAATACCAGTCTAAGAGAGAAGCAG ATTGTGTCAAACTTTTTGGGGAAGTTGACTGTGGCTTTCCAGACTCTTGGGGTTTGG GTTTCCAGGATCCCGAGGGCCAGGTTGTCGAGAAAGGAGAACAAACATCAACAGCCGCAACAGGGCGAGGACACTTTAGTTGACCGTCAGAAGAGGGCAAAACCTCATGTGTCATTCTCCAATATCACCACTCCCTGTAGCACTCCCAGTTCCACCTCTCCCCCTAAGCCTTCAGGTCCTGTGCGTACTACATGGATACGGAACCTGCTGCATGAAGAAGCAATGGGCTCTGACAGCAAGGAGTCAGTCTCGTCACCGATAGAAGATGCACCATCATTGACTACAATGTCTCACTGCTCTAGACAATCTACAGTGTTGCATCCTTCTACCCAGAGAGACAACCAGCCCTCACCACCATCACATG GGTTCAGTGAAACAGATATGTTGGTGAATCTTCTGAAGCCACAGAATGCTGATGAAATCAGCATCAAGATTGCAGATCTGGGCAACGCCTGCTGGGAG TACAAACACTTCACAGAGGACATCCAGACCTGTCAGTACCGTTCTGTGGAGGTCCTGATTGGGGCTGGCTATGGCACTCCTGCAGACATCTGGAGCACAGCCTGCATG GCATTTGAGCTGGCCACTGGGGAATATCTGTTTGAACCCCATTCAGGGGACAACTTCTCTCGAGAGGAAG ATCACATTGCTCACATAATTGAGTTGCTGGGACCCCTTCCATCCCAGTTTGCCCTCTCAGGGAGAAACTCCAGGCGATATTTCAATCACAAAG GGCATCTGAGGCGCATCTCAAGGCTGAAGCCGTGGAGTTTGTGTGAGATCCTGCTGGATAAATACGAGTGGCCACGGGAGCAGGCAGTCCAGTTCAGTGCCTTCCTCCTCACCATGCTGGAGCCCCTCCCAGAGAAGAGAGCCACCGCTGCCCAGTGTCTAAAACATCCCTGGATCTCCTCATAG
- the LOC112254366 gene encoding SRSF protein kinase 2 isoform X3 yields MSNVPSSRYAAAISALSLSLPAVNPNPPLTPKSSLTHKSLTPKPLVDPTPKPPLTIKLSSYPPSPEIFGSDDEEQENPSDYCIGGYYPVEIGAIFIDRYQVVKKLGWGHFSTVWLGWDIEKRRFVALKVVKSGPTFTETGLDEIKLLKCVRDSDPSDPKRDTVVQLIDDFKVSGVNGEHVCMVLEVLGHQLLKWIIKSNYTGLPLPCVKSILRQVFQGLDYLHTKCKIIHTDIKPENILLRVDDVYVQELAADTNLQELPVSPAPTSCSENTSLREKQIVSNFLGKLTVAFQTLGVWPSGPVRTTWIRNLLHEEAMGSDSKESVSSPIEDAPSLTTMSHCSRQSTVLHPSTQRDNQPSPPSHGFSETDMLVNLLKPQNADEISIKIADLGNACWEYKHFTEDIQTCQYRSVEVLIGAGYGTPADIWSTACMAFELATGEYLFEPHSGDNFSREEDHIAHIIELLGPLPSQFALSGRNSRRYFNHKGHLRRISRLKPWSLCEILLDKYEWPREQAVQFSAFLLTMLEPLPEKRATAAQCLKHPWISS; encoded by the exons ATGTCCAATGTGCCTTCATCTAGATATGCTGCTGCAATATCAGCCCTTTCCCTCAGTTTACCTGCTGTTAACCCCAACCCACCGCTTACCCCCAAATCATCCCTTACCCACAAATCCCTGACCCCTAAACCACTAGTTGACCCTACCCCCAAACCACCCCTTACCATCAAACTATCATCATATCCCCCTTCACCTGAGATTTTTGGATCAGATGATGAGGAACAGGAGAATCCATCTGATTACTGTATAG GTGGCTACTACCCGGTGGAAATTGGAGCAATATTCATTGACCGTTACCAGGTGGTGAAGAAGTTGGGATGGGGCCACTTCTCCACTGTGTGGCTAGGCTGGGACATTGA GAAGAGGCGTTTTGTGGCTCTGAAGGTGGTAAAGAGTGGTCCAACCTTCACAGAGACTGGTTTGGATGAGATCAAGCTTCTGAAATGT GTAAGGGACAGTGACCCATCTGACCCTAAACGAGACACTGTTGTGCAACTTATCGATGACTTCAAGGTCTCCGGAGTCAATGGGGAGC ATGTATGCATGGTTCTTGAAGTGCTGGGTCACCAACTGCTGAAGTGGATCATCAAATCAAACTACACTGGCCTTCCCCTGCCCTGCGTTAAGAGCATCCTCAGACAG GTTTTCCAGGGCTTAGATTACTTGCACACTAAATGCAAGATTATCCACACAGACATCAAGCCAGAGAACATCCTTTTGAGAGTGGATGATGTTTACGTCCAGGAGTTGGCAGCCGACACCAACCTACAGGAGCTGCCAGTTTCTCCTGCTCCCACAAGCTGTTCAG AAAATACCAGTCTAAGAGAGAAGCAG ATTGTGTCAAACTTTTTGGGGAAGTTGACTGTGGCTTTCCAGACTCTTGGGGTTTGG CCTTCAGGTCCTGTGCGTACTACATGGATACGGAACCTGCTGCATGAAGAAGCAATGGGCTCTGACAGCAAGGAGTCAGTCTCGTCACCGATAGAAGATGCACCATCATTGACTACAATGTCTCACTGCTCTAGACAATCTACAGTGTTGCATCCTTCTACCCAGAGAGACAACCAGCCCTCACCACCATCACATG GGTTCAGTGAAACAGATATGTTGGTGAATCTTCTGAAGCCACAGAATGCTGATGAAATCAGCATCAAGATTGCAGATCTGGGCAACGCCTGCTGGGAG TACAAACACTTCACAGAGGACATCCAGACCTGTCAGTACCGTTCTGTGGAGGTCCTGATTGGGGCTGGCTATGGCACTCCTGCAGACATCTGGAGCACAGCCTGCATG GCATTTGAGCTGGCCACTGGGGAATATCTGTTTGAACCCCATTCAGGGGACAACTTCTCTCGAGAGGAAG ATCACATTGCTCACATAATTGAGTTGCTGGGACCCCTTCCATCCCAGTTTGCCCTCTCAGGGAGAAACTCCAGGCGATATTTCAATCACAAAG GGCATCTGAGGCGCATCTCAAGGCTGAAGCCGTGGAGTTTGTGTGAGATCCTGCTGGATAAATACGAGTGGCCACGGGAGCAGGCAGTCCAGTTCAGTGCCTTCCTCCTCACCATGCTGGAGCCCCTCCCAGAGAAGAGAGCCACCGCTGCCCAGTGTCTAAAACATCCCTGGATCTCCTCATAG
- the LOC112254366 gene encoding SRSF protein kinase 3 isoform X2 → MGRHAEQTLTREERSLSCQRNRWTPFFTIICGYYPVEIGAIFIDRYQVVKKLGWGHFSTVWLGWDIEKRRFVALKVVKSGPTFTETGLDEIKLLKCVRDSDPSDPKRDTVVQLIDDFKVSGVNGEHVCMVLEVLGHQLLKWIIKSNYTGLPLPCVKSILRQVFQGLDYLHTKCKIIHTDIKPENILLRVDDVYVQELAADTNLQELPVSPAPTSCSENTSLREKQIVSNFLGKLTVAFQTLGVWVSRIPRARLSRKENKHQQPQQGEDTLVDRQKRAKPHVSFSNITTPCSTPSSTSPPKPSGPVRTTWIRNLLHEEAMGSDSKESVSSPIEDAPSLTTMSHCSRQSTVLHPSTQRDNQPSPPSHGFSETDMLVNLLKPQNADEISIKIADLGNACWEYKHFTEDIQTCQYRSVEVLIGAGYGTPADIWSTACMAFELATGEYLFEPHSGDNFSREEDHIAHIIELLGPLPSQFALSGRNSRRYFNHKGHLRRISRLKPWSLCEILLDKYEWPREQAVQFSAFLLTMLEPLPEKRATAAQCLKHPWISS, encoded by the exons ATGGGCAGGCACGCAGAGCAAACATTGACGAGGGAAGAACGGTCCCTCAGCTGCCAGAGAAATCGGTGGACACCGTTTTTCACTATTATAT GTGGCTACTACCCGGTGGAAATTGGAGCAATATTCATTGACCGTTACCAGGTGGTGAAGAAGTTGGGATGGGGCCACTTCTCCACTGTGTGGCTAGGCTGGGACATTGA GAAGAGGCGTTTTGTGGCTCTGAAGGTGGTAAAGAGTGGTCCAACCTTCACAGAGACTGGTTTGGATGAGATCAAGCTTCTGAAATGT GTAAGGGACAGTGACCCATCTGACCCTAAACGAGACACTGTTGTGCAACTTATCGATGACTTCAAGGTCTCCGGAGTCAATGGGGAGC ATGTATGCATGGTTCTTGAAGTGCTGGGTCACCAACTGCTGAAGTGGATCATCAAATCAAACTACACTGGCCTTCCCCTGCCCTGCGTTAAGAGCATCCTCAGACAG GTTTTCCAGGGCTTAGATTACTTGCACACTAAATGCAAGATTATCCACACAGACATCAAGCCAGAGAACATCCTTTTGAGAGTGGATGATGTTTACGTCCAGGAGTTGGCAGCCGACACCAACCTACAGGAGCTGCCAGTTTCTCCTGCTCCCACAAGCTGTTCAG AAAATACCAGTCTAAGAGAGAAGCAG ATTGTGTCAAACTTTTTGGGGAAGTTGACTGTGGCTTTCCAGACTCTTGGGGTTTGG GTTTCCAGGATCCCGAGGGCCAGGTTGTCGAGAAAGGAGAACAAACATCAACAGCCGCAACAGGGCGAGGACACTTTAGTTGACCGTCAGAAGAGGGCAAAACCTCATGTGTCATTCTCCAATATCACCACTCCCTGTAGCACTCCCAGTTCCACCTCTCCCCCTAAGCCTTCAGGTCCTGTGCGTACTACATGGATACGGAACCTGCTGCATGAAGAAGCAATGGGCTCTGACAGCAAGGAGTCAGTCTCGTCACCGATAGAAGATGCACCATCATTGACTACAATGTCTCACTGCTCTAGACAATCTACAGTGTTGCATCCTTCTACCCAGAGAGACAACCAGCCCTCACCACCATCACATG GGTTCAGTGAAACAGATATGTTGGTGAATCTTCTGAAGCCACAGAATGCTGATGAAATCAGCATCAAGATTGCAGATCTGGGCAACGCCTGCTGGGAG TACAAACACTTCACAGAGGACATCCAGACCTGTCAGTACCGTTCTGTGGAGGTCCTGATTGGGGCTGGCTATGGCACTCCTGCAGACATCTGGAGCACAGCCTGCATG GCATTTGAGCTGGCCACTGGGGAATATCTGTTTGAACCCCATTCAGGGGACAACTTCTCTCGAGAGGAAG ATCACATTGCTCACATAATTGAGTTGCTGGGACCCCTTCCATCCCAGTTTGCCCTCTCAGGGAGAAACTCCAGGCGATATTTCAATCACAAAG GGCATCTGAGGCGCATCTCAAGGCTGAAGCCGTGGAGTTTGTGTGAGATCCTGCTGGATAAATACGAGTGGCCACGGGAGCAGGCAGTCCAGTTCAGTGCCTTCCTCCTCACCATGCTGGAGCCCCTCCCAGAGAAGAGAGCCACCGCTGCCCAGTGTCTAAAACATCCCTGGATCTCCTCATAG